From a single Nostoc sp. MS1 genomic region:
- a CDS encoding heme NO-binding domain-containing protein, with translation MFSTTYLGLSFPQLRPPSFDCHHTDKKSMELHYQSSRCGLAPMVIGLIHGLGKRFETKVDITQTSFRDQGEHHDIFSIQYEDS, from the coding sequence ATTTTCTCCACGACTTACTTAGGTTTAAGTTTTCCTCAACTTCGTCCTCCCTCTTTTGACTGTCACCACACCGATAAAAAATCGATGGAACTCCACTATCAATCTAGTCGCTGTGGTTTAGCGCCGATGGTAATTGGTTTAATTCATGGACTGGGAAAACGCTTTGAGACAAAAGTTGATATTACTCAAACTAGTTTTCGTGATCAAGGTGAGCATCACGATATCTTTTCCATCCAATACGAAGATTCGTAA
- a CDS encoding ATP-binding protein yields the protein MTIEQNTQLKQFGLSAEQFAALFPFHLVINRELNIVQSGEAIARILQPEILLDSSLTEHFHIYRPKCLANFEALCQQTRSLFLLQSQHQEIGLKGQMVYLEPWDHLVFLGSPWITDIADLQKLGLSINDFPLHDSVSDYLFLLQGKNAALADAQKLTAKLKQQRTQLQATALRLTTLIESLQVGILLEDENRHIALVNQEFCDQFGIPVAPQALQGMDCQQAGEASKHLFVEPEKFIRRLDEIIRQGQIVRNQEWELTDGRILEQDYIPIVVEQRLYGHLWKYTDITQRKQSEIALRLSEERLKLAVDAVEEGLWDWNLVTGKIYRSRRWFTMLGYAPEELENHIKLRNKLVHPEDLPLMQQRLISHLKGDTPVYEMEMRLLTKSGEWKWILDRGKLVSRDFQGRAVRMVGTHLDITERKQAEQTLKQQYQQAILLKQITEEIRQSLQWEKILQTAVQEVQRILQVDRALVFQVDADGSGKVVQEAVISGWSMTLGQDIYDPCLQDGYLDMYRDGRITAIGDVYQAGLKPCYVDFLQQFQVKANLVVPIRVRQDLWGLLIVHQCDRPRQWTQLELDLLKHLADQMGIALTQSQLLVQETRQAHLLALQNEELSIAKQVAEAANMAKSNFLAMMSHEIRTPMNAIIGMTGLMLDTPLKPEQLDYVETIHNSGHALLTIINDILDFSKIESGNLELEEQPFDLRVCVEEALDLLAPQAASKGIELMYQLEPHTPTLIVGDITRIRQILWNLISNAVKFTDFGEIVVTIGAKAKIHKQATTPRYEFQFAVKDTGIGIASDRLHRLFKPFSQVDASMTRRYGGTGLGLAISKRLSEIMGGRMWVESQPGKGSSFSFTATLQVHSSAIDSSTTIEPELLGKRLLLALGNASLRRCLSTQLQGLGFDVQSVESNMTALRCL from the coding sequence ATGACAATTGAGCAGAATACTCAGTTGAAACAATTTGGTCTTAGTGCCGAACAATTTGCCGCTTTGTTTCCTTTTCATTTGGTAATTAATCGAGAACTGAATATAGTCCAATCGGGTGAAGCTATTGCCCGTATTCTTCAACCTGAGATTCTTCTTGATAGTTCTCTAACAGAGCATTTTCATATCTATCGTCCCAAATGCCTAGCGAACTTTGAAGCGCTTTGCCAGCAAACGCGATCGCTATTTCTTCTGCAATCCCAACATCAAGAAATAGGGCTTAAGGGACAGATGGTATATTTGGAGCCTTGGGATCATTTGGTTTTTCTTGGCTCTCCTTGGATTACCGATATAGCCGATTTGCAAAAATTGGGACTGAGTATCAATGATTTTCCATTACATGACTCGGTTTCCGATTATTTGTTTCTTCTACAGGGTAAAAATGCTGCCCTCGCCGATGCACAAAAACTCACAGCCAAACTAAAACAACAAAGAACCCAATTACAAGCAACCGCCTTACGACTAACTACACTCATCGAAAGTTTACAGGTTGGTATACTGCTAGAAGATGAAAATCGGCATATTGCGCTAGTAAATCAGGAATTTTGCGATCAGTTTGGCATTCCTGTTGCGCCGCAGGCTTTACAAGGCATGGATTGTCAGCAAGCAGGGGAAGCTAGTAAACATTTATTTGTGGAACCAGAGAAATTTATTCGCCGCTTGGATGAGATTATTCGTCAAGGGCAAATAGTTCGCAATCAAGAATGGGAACTGACAGATGGGCGTATCTTAGAACAGGACTATATACCAATTGTAGTTGAGCAAAGACTATATGGTCATCTATGGAAATATACTGACATTACCCAACGCAAACAATCAGAAATTGCTCTGAGGTTAAGTGAAGAACGATTAAAACTAGCTGTAGATGCTGTGGAGGAAGGGCTTTGGGACTGGAATTTAGTCACGGGGAAAATTTATCGTAGCCGACGCTGGTTTACCATGCTGGGTTACGCTCCTGAGGAACTAGAGAACCACATTAAACTGAGAAATAAATTGGTTCATCCAGAGGATCTTCCTTTGATGCAGCAACGGCTCATTTCCCACCTCAAGGGTGATACTCCTGTTTATGAAATGGAAATGCGTTTACTCACCAAATCTGGGGAATGGAAGTGGATTCTCGACCGAGGGAAATTAGTCAGCCGTGATTTCCAAGGTAGAGCAGTCAGAATGGTAGGAACCCATTTAGATATTACCGAACGCAAGCAAGCAGAACAAACCCTCAAACAGCAATATCAACAGGCGATATTGCTCAAGCAAATTACCGAAGAAATTCGCCAGTCTTTACAGTGGGAGAAAATTCTTCAGACTGCGGTGCAAGAAGTCCAGCGCATTTTGCAGGTTGATCGCGCTCTGGTCTTTCAAGTTGATGCTGATGGTTCCGGCAAAGTTGTACAAGAAGCGGTAATTTCTGGCTGGTCGATGACTTTAGGCCAGGATATTTATGATCCTTGTCTTCAAGATGGCTATCTTGATATGTATCGAGATGGGCGAATTACTGCCATTGGTGATGTGTATCAGGCTGGATTAAAACCTTGCTATGTAGACTTTTTGCAGCAGTTTCAGGTCAAAGCTAATCTGGTTGTACCCATTCGCGTCCGGCAAGATTTGTGGGGTTTATTAATTGTCCATCAGTGCGATCGCCCCAGGCAATGGACTCAATTAGAGTTAGACCTACTCAAACATCTAGCCGATCAAATGGGTATTGCTCTCACCCAATCGCAATTGTTGGTTCAAGAAACACGCCAAGCTCATCTATTAGCCCTACAAAATGAAGAATTGAGCATTGCTAAACAAGTGGCAGAGGCGGCAAATATGGCTAAGAGTAACTTCTTAGCCATGATGAGTCATGAAATCCGCACTCCCATGAATGCCATCATTGGTATGACTGGACTAATGTTAGATACTCCCCTCAAACCTGAGCAATTGGATTATGTAGAAACCATCCATAACAGTGGTCACGCCTTACTTACCATCATCAATGACATCCTCGACTTTTCTAAGATTGAGTCTGGCAACTTAGAACTAGAAGAACAACCCTTCGATTTGCGCGTTTGTGTAGAAGAAGCCTTGGATTTGTTGGCTCCGCAAGCAGCCTCCAAGGGCATTGAACTTATGTATCAATTGGAACCGCATACACCAACTTTGATTGTTGGTGACATTACTCGTATACGGCAAATTCTCTGGAATTTAATTAGTAATGCTGTCAAGTTTACAGATTTTGGGGAAATTGTTGTCACGATAGGAGCAAAAGCTAAGATTCACAAGCAAGCAACCACTCCTCGCTACGAGTTTCAATTTGCAGTTAAGGATACAGGTATCGGCATAGCGAGCGATCGCCTACATCGACTGTTCAAGCCTTTTAGTCAAGTCGATGCTTCCATGACTAGACGCTATGGCGGTACAGGCTTGGGGCTGGCCATCAGTAAACGTCTTAGTGAAATTATGGGCGGGAGAATGTGGGTGGAAAGTCAACCAGGTAAAGGTTCTAGTTTTTCTTTCACAGCGACCTTACAAGTTCATTCCTCAGCGATAGATAGCTCTACCACTATCGAACCAGAATTACTAGGTAAGCGATTACTATTAGCATTAGGTAATGCTAGTTTACGCAGATGCTTAAGCACGCAACTCCAAGGTTTAGGTTTTGATGTCCAGTCCGTGGAATCCAATATGACCGCGTTACGTTGTCTTTAG
- a CDS encoding response regulator — MDLDNPQINCLDLTNKIRAIPKYQDLPLVMLSAKSKQSVEVKQIASEFTAFLHKPLRHYQLHKTLLQIVRGQWLIDAPQAIIPSYSRLSKSHLPAIDDQLSENLPLKILLAEDVLVNQKIALKMLQKLGYRADVANDGLEALEAVQRQTYDVVFMDVQMPEMDGWETTRRIRQEVAASSQPWIIAMTAHARPEDRQQCLAAGMDDYITKPINLEEITAVLKKLGAQAASQPQPLASVPQTASAIDESILQQLRDMMGDDGDRMIAELIELYLEDTPKMIETMQDAIAKADITQLKKTAHALRSPTVSIGAVNLGKLCETLEDIAATQSIDEVSTVVNELNNEYHNVVITLQHLYPRKMAN; from the coding sequence TTGGATCTTGATAACCCGCAAATTAATTGTCTCGACCTCACAAATAAAATCCGTGCCATACCCAAATACCAAGATTTACCTCTAGTAATGTTGAGTGCCAAGAGCAAGCAAAGTGTGGAGGTAAAACAAATAGCATCGGAGTTTACTGCCTTTTTGCATAAACCCTTGCGCCATTACCAATTACACAAAACACTTTTACAAATTGTGCGTGGTCAATGGTTAATCGATGCCCCTCAAGCGATAATTCCTTCTTACTCGCGGTTGTCTAAATCCCATCTTCCCGCTATTGATGACCAGCTGTCCGAGAATTTACCACTGAAAATTTTATTGGCAGAAGATGTGTTGGTAAATCAGAAAATTGCTCTGAAGATGCTACAAAAATTGGGGTATCGTGCTGATGTTGCCAATGATGGCTTAGAGGCTTTGGAAGCAGTGCAAAGACAGACTTATGATGTGGTGTTTATGGATGTGCAGATGCCGGAAATGGATGGTTGGGAAACTACCCGCCGGATTCGCCAGGAAGTAGCGGCTAGTAGTCAACCTTGGATTATCGCCATGACCGCCCACGCTCGTCCAGAGGATCGCCAGCAGTGCTTGGCGGCTGGGATGGATGACTACATCACTAAGCCTATTAATTTAGAAGAAATTACAGCAGTTTTGAAAAAATTAGGTGCGCAAGCAGCCTCACAACCGCAGCCATTAGCATCTGTACCACAAACAGCATCGGCAATTGACGAAAGTATTCTCCAGCAGTTGCGAGACATGATGGGGGATGATGGCGATCGCATGATTGCTGAACTCATCGAGCTTTACCTAGAGGATACGCCAAAGATGATCGAGACGATGCAAGATGCGATCGCCAAAGCAGATATAACCCAACTTAAGAAAACTGCTCATGCTTTGCGCTCTCCTACTGTCAGTATTGGTGCGGTTAACCTGGGTAAACTCTGTGAAACTTTAGAAGATATTGCGGCTACTCAATCAATCGATGAAGTTTCTACTGTGGTCAATGAATTAAATAACGAATATCATAATGTCGTCATAACATTGCAACATTTATATCCTCGAAAAATGGCAAATTAA
- a CDS encoding SpoIIE family protein phosphatase, giving the protein MSKNNIVLPNKTKILIIDDDRIIQLILKHALQEQGYEIILATNGLQGIEQAYKHSPALIICDWQMDDVNGLEVCCKIKSEPSLATTFFILLTSRKAVEDRVEGLDTGADDFLSKPIEISELNARVRAGLRLYQMNQQLQNLAQDLQLQKHLLEAELSEAADYVKSLLPKPISGLISINSRFLPSRQLGGDCFDYYWLDDNHLVIYLLDVSGHGLAAALPSISVHNLLRSHSLPDANLYNPSEVLQGLNNVFQMDQQNSQYFTIWYGVFNRISNKLTYASAGHPPALLMSPSSESGLEVKQLVTRSLPIGAFAEAEYQNVVCDIQPGSRLYVFSDGVYEVEKSDGTMWNLSGFINLLSQSSSTDLDEILTAIKNLTGSQSFHDDCSLLEINFGAK; this is encoded by the coding sequence ATGAGCAAGAATAATATTGTATTACCTAATAAAACAAAGATTTTAATAATTGATGATGACCGCATTATACAATTAATTCTCAAACACGCATTACAAGAACAAGGTTATGAAATTATACTTGCTACAAATGGTTTACAAGGAATTGAGCAAGCTTATAAACACAGTCCTGCATTAATCATTTGTGATTGGCAAATGGATGATGTAAATGGCTTAGAAGTATGTTGCAAAATTAAGTCCGAGCCATCCTTGGCTACTACTTTTTTTATTCTCTTAACTTCACGCAAAGCTGTTGAAGATAGAGTTGAAGGTTTAGATACAGGTGCAGATGATTTTTTGAGTAAACCAATTGAAATTAGCGAATTAAATGCCAGAGTAAGAGCCGGACTAAGATTATATCAAATGAATCAACAACTTCAGAACTTAGCCCAAGATTTACAATTACAAAAACATCTCCTAGAAGCAGAATTGAGCGAGGCGGCTGATTATGTAAAATCTCTGCTTCCTAAACCAATATCAGGATTAATTAGTATCAATTCTCGATTTTTACCATCACGTCAACTAGGTGGGGATTGCTTTGATTACTACTGGTTAGATGATAATCATTTAGTTATCTATTTATTAGATGTATCTGGACATGGATTAGCGGCTGCATTGCCTTCTATTTCAGTGCATAATTTATTGCGATCGCACTCTCTCCCCGATGCTAATCTCTATAATCCATCTGAAGTGCTTCAAGGCTTAAATAATGTCTTTCAAATGGATCAGCAAAACTCACAATATTTTACCATTTGGTATGGTGTTTTTAATCGTATCTCTAATAAATTAACTTACGCTAGTGCAGGACATCCTCCAGCTTTACTCATGTCTCCATCAAGTGAGTCTGGTTTAGAAGTAAAGCAATTAGTCACACGCAGTTTACCCATTGGCGCATTTGCCGAAGCTGAATATCAAAATGTTGTATGTGATATTCAGCCTGGAAGTAGGCTTTATGTATTTAGCGATGGAGTTTATGAAGTTGAAAAGTCTGATGGTACTATGTGGAATCTAAGCGGCTTCATCAATTTACTCAGTCAATCATCGTCAACTGATTTAGACGAGATTTTAACAGCCATCAAAAATTTAACAGGTAGTCAAAGTTTTCATGATGACTGTTCTTTATTAGAAATCAACTTTGGTGCAAAGTAG
- a CDS encoding STAS domain-containing protein: MEKKLKIIQPSGIFDGRKGRQIHEQISQFIASGVKTFLIDFQSVSFMDSSGFGTLLLLLKTVKQKQCRLIICGINEQIKMILDISNTADVFEVFPNQELFMREFIPV, encoded by the coding sequence ATGGAGAAAAAATTGAAAATTATTCAACCCTCTGGAATTTTCGATGGTAGAAAGGGTAGACAGATTCACGAACAAATCAGCCAATTCATTGCTTCAGGTGTTAAAACCTTTTTGATTGATTTTCAATCTGTTAGTTTTATGGATAGTTCTGGTTTTGGAACTTTGCTTTTACTACTAAAAACAGTGAAGCAAAAACAGTGCCGCCTAATAATTTGTGGAATAAACGAGCAAATTAAAATGATTTTGGATATTAGTAATACAGCCGATGTTTTTGAAGTATTTCCTAATCAAGAATTATTTATGCGAGAATTTATACCAGTGTAA
- a CDS encoding ATP-binding protein, giving the protein MSLQTDLLIHHSTLQVASDLDEMATVVEWFEQFNCQQLPSQMWIEGQTALIEGFTNAVRHAHQHLNPQTLVDIAVTIDHNHFQICIWDRGEIFDLEAALENFSQETSDRNFNPLEHEAHWGCIFLLKLRIDYGWTVSYIREAEDRNCLLLKKAIFN; this is encoded by the coding sequence ATGTCACTGCAAACAGATTTACTGATTCATCATTCTACCTTACAAGTTGCCAGTGATTTAGATGAAATGGCAACCGTAGTCGAATGGTTTGAACAATTCAACTGTCAACAGTTACCTTCCCAAATGTGGATAGAAGGTCAAACCGCATTGATTGAGGGTTTTACGAATGCAGTCCGCCATGCCCATCAACACCTAAATCCACAAACTCTTGTTGATATAGCAGTGACAATTGACCATAACCATTTTCAAATTTGTATTTGGGATCGAGGGGAGATTTTTGATTTAGAAGCAGCGTTAGAAAATTTCAGTCAAGAAACAAGCGATCGCAATTTTAATCCCTTAGAACATGAGGCACATTGGGGCTGTATCTTTCTGCTCAAACTCAGAATAGATTACGGATGGACTGTTAGTTACATACGTGAAGCAGAAGACAGGAATTGCTTATTACTCAAGAAAGCTATTTTTAATTAA
- a CDS encoding sugar transferase yields the protein MSLKAKISLVTTRINSTLLVQLPPRLTVVEAVSFREYFQTWVEAPGLTKIILDFGQTTIIDSSGVGSLISNHKSAQAKNIQLVFWSVHPQVNLAFSLVGLDKIFHIETNTEAIVPTATRKVEQRPPLTHASVRSPMKRAIDIVGAIVGLSITAVIFVPIAIAIKLESPGPILFSQIRCGWMGRRFRIWKFRSMVTNAEALKATITNQASGAFFKNDNDPRITRVGRFLRKTSLDELPQFWNVLQGDMSLVGTRPPTPDELEKYEVSNWQRLDVKPGLSGEWQVNGRSKIRNFEDVIELDLRYQNNWSLLYDLKLIFKTIFVILNKDSGAV from the coding sequence ATGAGTCTGAAAGCTAAAATATCTCTAGTTACTACTCGCATTAATAGCACTTTATTAGTGCAGTTACCGCCACGATTAACTGTAGTAGAGGCAGTGTCTTTTCGAGAATATTTCCAAACATGGGTAGAAGCACCTGGTTTAACAAAAATTATTTTAGATTTTGGTCAAACTACGATTATTGATAGTAGCGGTGTAGGCTCACTAATTAGTAATCATAAATCAGCACAGGCAAAGAATATTCAATTAGTTTTTTGGAGTGTTCATCCACAAGTAAATTTAGCTTTTTCTTTGGTAGGTTTGGATAAAATATTTCACATCGAAACCAATACCGAAGCTATTGTCCCTACTGCAACTCGCAAAGTAGAACAGCGTCCACCCTTAACCCATGCTTCTGTGCGATCGCCAATGAAACGTGCTATTGATATTGTCGGGGCGATTGTCGGTTTGAGTATTACAGCCGTAATATTTGTACCAATTGCGATCGCAATTAAACTTGAAAGTCCAGGGCCTATACTATTTAGCCAAATTCGCTGCGGTTGGATGGGAAGGCGGTTTCGTATTTGGAAGTTTCGCTCGATGGTAACAAATGCTGAAGCACTCAAAGCCACTATCACCAACCAAGCTTCCGGGGCTTTTTTTAAGAATGACAATGACCCCAGAATTACCCGTGTTGGGCGCTTTCTGCGTAAAACCAGCTTAGATGAATTACCCCAATTTTGGAATGTGCTTCAGGGCGATATGAGTTTAGTTGGAACTCGTCCACCAACGCCCGACGAATTAGAAAAATATGAAGTAAGTAATTGGCAAAGACTCGATGTTAAGCCAGGACTTAGTGGTGAGTGGCAAGTTAACGGGCGCTCAAAAATCCGTAACTTTGAGGATGTGATTGAACTCGATTTACGTTATCAGAATAATTGGAGCTTGCTTTATGATTTGAAGTTAATTTTTAAGACCATTTTTGTTATTCTTAATAAAGATTCAGGGGCAGTTTAA
- a CDS encoding glycosyltransferase, giving the protein MILVTVGTEQYPFNRLMSWVEVLLQTEIIQEEVVVQYGNSTILPAGARVYRFLKEEKFQELINQARIVIAHCGEGTLLLLDSLDKPYILVSRSHKYQEHVDNHQVELGLSLSQINVPVAWSPGDLVRFIHEPRKVSVSDVSQATAIALCHSLQSRFEQTATDLTVGVSR; this is encoded by the coding sequence ATGATTTTGGTAACAGTTGGAACAGAACAATATCCTTTTAATCGCCTCATGTCTTGGGTTGAAGTCTTATTACAGACCGAAATAATTCAAGAAGAAGTGGTTGTGCAGTATGGTAATTCTACAATTTTGCCTGCTGGTGCTAGGGTTTATCGTTTCCTCAAAGAAGAGAAGTTTCAAGAGTTAATTAATCAAGCGCGAATTGTGATTGCTCATTGTGGGGAAGGTACTTTATTACTGCTAGATTCTCTAGATAAGCCTTATATTTTGGTTTCTCGCAGTCATAAGTATCAAGAACACGTTGATAATCATCAAGTAGAACTAGGTTTATCTTTATCGCAAATAAATGTTCCTGTAGCTTGGTCGCCTGGGGATTTAGTGCGATTTATTCATGAGCCGAGAAAAGTTTCTGTTTCTGATGTTTCTCAAGCTACAGCGATCGCACTTTGCCACAGTTTACAAAGCCGTTTTGAACAAACCGCCACAGATTTAACAGTAGGTGTTTCCAGATGA
- the pssD gene encoding PssD/Cps14F family polysaccharide biosynthesis glycosyltransferase yields MKVLLVCSSGGHFKGLQQLHPFWENHERVWVSFRTATTESALTGERVYWAYSPTNRHLPNLCRNLLLAFQVINKTRPDLILSTGAGVAVPFLIIGKLFGSQTAFVESVTRIQTLSLSARLILPFLSVLYVQWPQLQARYPQAELIIPQETL; encoded by the coding sequence ATGAAAGTATTACTTGTTTGTTCCTCTGGAGGACATTTTAAAGGACTCCAACAACTGCATCCTTTTTGGGAGAATCATGAACGGGTTTGGGTAAGTTTTCGCACCGCTACAACAGAATCAGCTTTAACTGGGGAGAGGGTTTATTGGGCTTATAGTCCCACAAATCGTCATCTACCTAATTTGTGTAGAAATCTCCTTTTGGCTTTTCAGGTCATCAATAAAACTAGACCAGATTTAATTTTATCTACTGGTGCTGGTGTTGCTGTGCCTTTTTTAATTATCGGCAAACTTTTTGGTAGTCAAACCGCCTTTGTCGAATCAGTAACTCGGATTCAAACTTTGAGTTTATCCGCTAGGTTAATTTTACCTTTTTTGAGCGTTCTATATGTGCAGTGGCCGCAACTACAAGCTCGTTATCCTCAAGCCGAATTGATTATTCCCCAGGAAACCCTATGA
- a CDS encoding glycosyltransferase family 2 protein, with product MKLSVIIPVYNSENYIAQTLKSVLSQTYHDFEIIIVDDGSTDKSIDICQQFHDARIKIIHQQNRGLAGARNTGIRHAQGEYLAFIDSDDLWLPEKLAKHMQHFERSPEVGVSFSRSSFIDDQGKPLGIYQMPKLTEITPEYLFCRNPISNGSSVVIRRAVLEDIKFSVNLYGEVEDFYFDDSFRQSEDIECWLRIALQTSWKIAGIPEALTLYRVNMGGLSANTLKQYESWERILEKTQTYNPEFVEQWGNKARAYQLRYLARRATRARSPQIAVSLLHKAIKTYWRIILEEPHRTLITFGAAYLLWILPQFVYQLLEKLMMQITGISQKLRIQQ from the coding sequence ATGAAATTATCCGTAATTATTCCTGTTTATAATTCCGAAAATTATATTGCACAAACACTAAAATCTGTTCTATCACAAACATATCATGACTTTGAAATTATTATTGTTGATGATGGTTCGACAGATAAAAGTATTGATATTTGCCAGCAATTTCATGACGCAAGAATTAAGATTATTCATCAGCAAAATCGAGGGTTAGCAGGGGCGAGAAATACAGGGATTCGTCATGCACAAGGAGAATATTTAGCTTTCATTGATAGTGATGATTTGTGGCTACCAGAAAAATTAGCAAAACACATGCAACATTTTGAGCGATCGCCTGAAGTTGGGGTGAGTTTTTCGCGCTCCAGTTTCATCGATGACCAAGGTAAGCCACTAGGCATTTATCAGATGCCAAAACTAACAGAAATTACGCCGGAGTATTTATTCTGTCGTAATCCTATTAGTAATGGTTCATCAGTAGTAATTCGTCGTGCTGTTTTAGAAGATATCAAGTTTTCAGTTAATCTCTACGGAGAAGTGGAAGATTTTTATTTTGATGATAGTTTTCGCCAATCGGAAGATATTGAATGTTGGCTACGGATTGCTTTACAAACTAGTTGGAAAATCGCCGGAATACCGGAAGCTCTGACATTATATCGGGTAAATATGGGGGGGTTGTCGGCTAATACTCTCAAGCAGTATGAGTCTTGGGAAAGGATTTTGGAAAAAACCCAAACGTATAATCCTGAGTTTGTGGAACAGTGGGGAAATAAAGCCAGAGCCTATCAACTACGATATTTAGCACGCCGAGCAACAAGAGCGCGATCGCCACAAATTGCGGTTAGTCTCCTACACAAAGCTATCAAAACTTATTGGCGCATTATTTTAGAAGAACCCCATCGGACTTTAATTACTTTCGGTGCAGCATATTTATTGTGGATTCTACCGCAATTTGTCTACCAACTGTTAGAGAAATTAATGATGCAAATTACTGGAATTAGTCAGAAATTACGTATTCAACAGTAA
- a CDS encoding glycosyltransferase family 2 protein, producing the protein MTIVSVIIPAYNAAQFLPDAIASIQAQTFSDWELLIINDGSTDDTVTIVSEYKKKDERIHLINQSNQGVSVARNQGVAHSQGSIIAFLDADDQWLPEKLSQHLEHFQSNSLLGVSFAQVEILNQAGEPTGQVSTSRLTNLKPEYFLSENPTTTTSNWVIRKEVFIQVGGFCAEMSYSEDLEWLLRVNCTTDWQIAGINQVLTRYRTSSSGLSANLYSMEAGWNQLVDKARIYAPQLVEKHFALAQALHLRYLARRAFRLQLPAEVGVDFITRALCSDWRLLFHQPQRTLFTLIAVFGVWVIERVFPISALKNLCVPLRLPPRFSAFKNIKPH; encoded by the coding sequence ATGACAATAGTATCAGTGATTATCCCAGCTTATAACGCTGCTCAATTTTTACCAGATGCGATCGCCTCTATACAAGCACAAACCTTTTCTGATTGGGAATTATTGATTATTAATGATGGTTCTACGGATGACACAGTAACAATCGTCAGCGAATATAAGAAAAAGGACGAACGCATACATCTAATTAATCAGTCCAATCAAGGGGTGTCTGTAGCTCGTAATCAGGGTGTAGCTCATAGCCAGGGTTCAATTATTGCTTTTTTGGATGCTGACGACCAATGGCTACCAGAGAAGCTTAGTCAACACTTAGAGCATTTCCAGTCCAACTCTCTTTTAGGAGTCAGTTTTGCTCAAGTAGAGATACTAAATCAGGCTGGCGAACCAACAGGACAAGTATCTACCTCTCGTTTAACTAATCTCAAACCAGAATATTTCCTCTCAGAAAATCCTACCACCACAACTTCTAATTGGGTCATCCGCAAAGAAGTTTTCATCCAAGTAGGGGGTTTCTGTGCAGAAATGAGCTATTCCGAAGATTTGGAATGGCTACTCAGGGTAAATTGCACTACCGATTGGCAAATTGCAGGTATCAACCAAGTTTTAACTCGATATCGTACAAGTTCTAGCGGGCTTTCCGCCAACTTGTACTCTATGGAAGCAGGCTGGAATCAACTGGTAGATAAAGCCAGAATTTATGCACCGCAACTCGTAGAAAAACATTTTGCCTTAGCTCAAGCTTTACATTTACGTTATCTAGCTCGTCGCGCTTTTCGTTTGCAATTACCTGCTGAGGTGGGCGTAGACTTTATCACTCGTGCTTTGTGTTCTGATTGGCGGTTGTTATTTCATCAACCACAGCGTACTCTATTCACTCTGATTGCAGTATTTGGGGTTTGGGTAATAGAGAGAGTTTTTCCAATCTCTGCATTAAAAAACCTCTGCGTACCTCTGCGCCTTCCTCCGCGCTTCTCCGCGTTTAAAAACATTAAACCTCACTAA